A portion of the Pseudomonas sp. GR 6-02 genome contains these proteins:
- a CDS encoding NnrS family protein — translation MQVLDRRKAMAITPLFRLAFRPFFLAGCLLAVLVIPLWLAAFSGSISNWQPAGGWLGWHRHELLFGFGLAIIAGFLLTAVQTWTGRPGLSSKPLAALALLWLLARVAWLANAPWPLLAVLELAFPLAVAVLMGFTLWKVRQKRNYPIVVVLMLLALADGLSLYGLVEGHEGWQRQGVLSGLWLVAAMMGLIGGRVIPFFTQRGLGRVEGVAAWPWLDRLLLVGSPLVALLYAAGPALNPNVWVGLLFAVLAAGHLVRLVRWHDRALWRVPLLWSLHLAYGWLAVACLGMALWHFGVPINPSLAVHCLTIGAMAGLVLAMIARVSLGHTGRPLEPPSGMTLAFILLNLACLSRVVLILFLPMAALWLAGLCWALAFALYAWRYGPMLLRARVDGHPG, via the coding sequence ATGCAAGTGCTTGACCGCCGTAAAGCGATGGCAATCACGCCGCTGTTTCGGCTGGCCTTTCGGCCATTTTTCCTCGCCGGTTGCCTTTTGGCAGTGCTGGTCATTCCACTCTGGCTGGCGGCCTTCAGTGGTTCGATTTCCAACTGGCAGCCGGCGGGCGGTTGGCTGGGCTGGCATCGGCATGAATTGCTGTTCGGGTTCGGGTTGGCGATTATCGCGGGCTTTCTGTTGACGGCGGTGCAGACCTGGACCGGTCGCCCCGGCCTCAGCAGCAAACCGTTGGCCGCGCTGGCGTTGCTGTGGTTGTTGGCGCGGGTGGCCTGGCTGGCCAATGCGCCATGGCCGTTGCTCGCCGTGCTGGAACTGGCGTTCCCGTTGGCGGTGGCGGTACTCATGGGCTTCACCTTGTGGAAAGTGCGGCAGAAACGTAACTACCCGATTGTGGTGGTCTTGATGTTATTGGCCTTGGCTGACGGGTTGTCTCTGTACGGCCTGGTCGAGGGGCACGAAGGCTGGCAACGCCAGGGCGTGCTGAGCGGCCTCTGGCTGGTGGCGGCGATGATGGGGTTGATCGGCGGGCGGGTCATTCCGTTCTTCACCCAGCGCGGCCTTGGTCGGGTTGAAGGCGTTGCCGCCTGGCCCTGGCTGGATCGCCTGCTGTTGGTCGGTTCGCCGCTGGTGGCGTTGTTGTATGCCGCAGGACCGGCGCTCAACCCCAATGTCTGGGTGGGCCTGCTGTTCGCGGTGCTGGCGGCAGGGCATCTGGTGCGCCTGGTGCGCTGGCATGACCGGGCACTCTGGCGCGTGCCGTTGTTGTGGTCGCTGCATCTGGCCTATGGCTGGCTGGCGGTGGCGTGTCTCGGGATGGCGCTGTGGCATTTCGGTGTGCCGATCAACCCGAGTCTGGCGGTGCATTGCCTGACCATCGGGGCCATGGCTGGCCTGGTGCTGGCGATGATCGCGCGGGTCAGCCTCGGCCACACCGGTCGTCCCTTGGAACCGCCCTCGGGCATGACCCTGGCCTTCATTCTGCTCAACCTGGCGTGTCTGAGCCGGGTGGTGTTGATCCTGTTCTTGCCGATGGCCGCATTGTGGCTGGCCGGTCTGTGCTGGGCGCTGGCGTTTGCGCTGTATGCCTGGCGCTACGGGCCGATGCTACTGCGGGCCCGGGTTGACGGTCATCCGGGATGA
- the ubiU gene encoding ubiquinone anaerobic biosynthesis protein UbiU, producing the protein MQLVCPAGNLPALKAAVRQGADAVYVGFRDDTNARHFAGLNMDDKQFDAAVAHIRQHQRKLYVAVNTYPQPKGWERWQRAVDRAADFGVDALIAADPGVLDYASQRHPQLALHLSVQGSATHAAALEFYAQRYGIRRAVLPRVLSLAQVRQVAASSPVPIEVFGFGSLCIMAEGRCHLSSYITGESPNLCGVCSPAKAVRWSEDAEGLSARLSEVLIDRYTPDESAGYPTLCKGRFLVDGKRFHALEEPTSLDTLDLLPELTAIGVEAVKIEGRQRSPAYVEQVTRVWRAALDAHRGAPGSFRVKEEWRQVLAGLSEGSQTTLGAYHRSWQ; encoded by the coding sequence ATGCAACTGGTCTGCCCGGCAGGGAACCTGCCTGCGCTTAAAGCGGCGGTGCGCCAAGGCGCCGATGCCGTGTATGTCGGCTTTCGCGATGACACCAATGCCCGGCATTTCGCGGGGTTGAACATGGACGACAAACAGTTCGACGCCGCCGTCGCCCACATCCGCCAACATCAACGCAAACTCTACGTCGCGGTCAACACGTACCCACAACCCAAGGGTTGGGAGCGCTGGCAACGGGCGGTGGATCGTGCCGCCGATTTCGGCGTCGATGCGCTGATCGCCGCCGACCCCGGGGTGCTCGACTATGCCAGTCAGCGTCACCCGCAATTGGCCCTGCATCTGTCGGTTCAGGGGTCGGCAACCCATGCCGCGGCGCTGGAATTTTATGCGCAGCGCTACGGCATTCGTCGCGCGGTATTGCCGCGGGTGTTGTCGTTGGCGCAGGTACGTCAAGTCGCCGCCAGCAGCCCGGTGCCCATCGAAGTCTTTGGCTTCGGCAGCTTGTGCATCATGGCCGAAGGGCGTTGCCACCTGTCTTCCTACATTACCGGTGAGTCGCCGAACCTGTGCGGTGTCTGTTCGCCAGCCAAAGCCGTGCGTTGGAGCGAGGACGCCGAAGGCTTGAGCGCGCGCCTCAGCGAAGTGCTGATCGATCGCTACACCCCTGACGAATCGGCCGGTTACCCGACCTTGTGCAAAGGCCGTTTTCTGGTCGATGGCAAACGCTTTCATGCGCTGGAGGAGCCCACCAGCCTCGACACCCTGGACTTGCTCCCGGAATTGACGGCCATTGGCGTCGAAGCGGTGAAAATCGAGGGCCGCCAACGCAGCCCGGCGTATGTCGAACAAGTCACCCGGGTTTGGCGCGCGGCACTGGACGCTCACCGTGGCGCGCCCGGCAGTTTTCGGGTCAAGGAAGAATGGCGTCAGGTGCTGGCCGGTTTGTCCGAAGGCAGCCAGACCACCCTGGGCGCTTATCATCGATCATGGCAATGA
- the moaB gene encoding molybdenum cofactor biosynthesis protein B: protein MAHLTQRSFEPLNIAVLTISDTRTFDTDTSGQTLADLLQTAGHVLIDRGLVKDDIYQIRATVSQWIADPRVQVILMTGGTGFTARDNTPQAVLPLLDKHVEGFGELFRQVSLEEIGMSSLQSRALAGMSNGVLVCCVPGSPGACRTAWNKILLEQLDSRTGPCNFAPHLKAQAQRVIDACETRS, encoded by the coding sequence ATGGCCCATCTGACGCAACGCAGTTTCGAACCCCTGAACATTGCCGTGCTGACCATCAGCGATACGCGCACCTTTGACACCGACACTTCAGGACAGACCCTGGCGGATTTGCTGCAAACGGCCGGGCATGTGCTGATCGATCGTGGCCTGGTCAAGGACGACATTTATCAGATCCGCGCAACGGTCTCCCAGTGGATCGCCGACCCCCGGGTGCAAGTCATATTGATGACTGGCGGCACCGGTTTCACCGCTCGTGACAACACACCGCAAGCGGTGCTGCCACTGCTGGACAAACATGTGGAAGGCTTCGGCGAATTGTTCCGCCAGGTGTCGCTGGAGGAGATTGGCATGTCCAGTCTGCAGTCCCGGGCACTGGCCGGGATGAGTAACGGTGTACTGGTGTGCTGCGTTCCTGGCTCGCCGGGTGCCTGCCGGACTGCCTGGAACAAGATTCTGCTCGAGCAACTGGACAGTCGCACCGGCCCGTGTAACTTCGCCCCGCATTTGAAAGCGCAAGCACAGCGGGTCATCGACGCCTGCGAGACACGCTCATGA
- the pdxH gene encoding pyridoxamine 5'-phosphate oxidase, with protein sequence MPLSLAQMRRNYTLNGLQDEAALDDPLAMFRQWLQQARDTECAPVEANSMVLATVDDEGRPHCRVLLLKGLSDEGFTFFGNYQSDKGRQLAANPYAAMTFFWPGLERQVRIEGRVSRLDPQLSDAYFDSRSMASRLGAWASPQSRPLASRAALESMLAQTIKRFVGQTVSRPEHWGGYCLHPERLEFWQGRADRLHDRLDYRLRDGAWQRRRLAP encoded by the coding sequence ATGCCCCTGTCCCTGGCCCAAATGCGCCGTAACTACACCCTTAATGGCCTGCAAGATGAGGCAGCGCTGGACGATCCACTGGCGATGTTCCGGCAATGGCTGCAACAGGCCCGCGACACCGAGTGCGCACCTGTCGAGGCCAATAGCATGGTGCTGGCGACGGTCGATGATGAAGGGCGGCCGCACTGCCGTGTGCTGTTGCTCAAAGGCTTGAGCGATGAAGGTTTTACTTTTTTCGGCAATTATCAGAGCGACAAGGGGCGGCAACTGGCCGCCAATCCCTATGCCGCCATGACGTTTTTCTGGCCGGGGCTGGAGCGTCAAGTGCGCATCGAAGGCCGGGTGTCCAGGCTCGACCCGCAACTCTCGGATGCATACTTCGATTCCCGCTCGATGGCCAGTCGCCTGGGCGCCTGGGCTTCACCGCAAAGCCGTCCGTTGGCCAGTCGTGCCGCGCTGGAGTCGATGCTGGCGCAGACCATCAAGCGCTTCGTTGGCCAGACCGTCTCGCGCCCCGAACATTGGGGCGGTTATTGCCTGCACCCCGAACGTCTGGAGTTCTGGCAGGGCCGTGCCGACCGCTTGCATGACCGTCTCGATTACCGGTTGCGAGATGGTGCATGGCAACGGCGCCGCTTGGCGCCTTGA
- the ytfE gene encoding iron-sulfur cluster repair protein YtfE, with translation MSQPLLEQSLGQLACDIPGATRIFHTFKLDFCCGGHKSLREAALGKNLDPVLIADALQILQDAGETQHDWRNEPSELLIAHLLTRYHARHREQLPELIRLARRVEQVHGARSSCPNGLADLLTDMQQELEGHMLKEEQVLFPMLQQGVGPQAAPPIQVLRFEHDQHGEALEKMLALTNHIIPPADACNTWRALYRGLLEFKDDLMQHIHLENNVLFINALNPRH, from the coding sequence ATGAGCCAGCCCCTATTGGAACAAAGCCTCGGCCAACTGGCCTGCGACATTCCCGGTGCCACCCGGATCTTTCACACCTTCAAACTGGACTTCTGTTGCGGCGGGCATAAAAGCCTGCGTGAAGCGGCCCTTGGCAAAAACCTCGATCCGGTCCTCATTGCCGACGCCCTGCAGATTCTGCAAGACGCCGGCGAAACCCAGCACGACTGGCGCAACGAACCGTCGGAACTGCTGATCGCCCACCTTCTGACGCGCTACCACGCCCGCCACCGCGAGCAACTGCCGGAGCTGATCCGACTGGCTCGCCGCGTCGAGCAGGTCCATGGCGCGCGCAGCAGTTGCCCCAACGGCCTGGCCGATCTGCTGACAGACATGCAGCAGGAACTCGAAGGCCACATGCTCAAGGAAGAACAAGTGCTCTTCCCGATGTTGCAACAAGGCGTTGGCCCTCAGGCCGCACCGCCGATCCAGGTGCTGCGTTTCGAACACGATCAACATGGTGAAGCGCTGGAGAAGATGCTCGCCCTGACCAATCACATCATCCCGCCCGCCGATGCCTGTAACACCTGGCGTGCGCTCTACCGTGGGCTGCTGGAGTTCAAAGACGACCTGATGCAACACATCCACCTGGAAAACAACGTGCTGTTCATTAATGCCCTGAACCCCCGCCATTGA
- a CDS encoding molybdopterin molybdotransferase MoeA, translating into MSGRVCDLGNLMPVDEAISRLLDQAPPPPLAQMVRLDQAMGRVLAVDIHCPVNLPAWDNSAMDGYAFRAADLPAEGGCLTIGGRIAAGDQARSPLLAQQTVQIFTGAPLPPGADTVVPQERCRVEGERVWFPPVAVGDHVRKEGEEVRRGHLLLKAGKRLRAQELGLLAGAGIARVEVYRPLQVCLLSSGNELREPGDPLAPGQIYNSNRYCLAALLRGWGVEVHDYGVMADELVASRHALSLASSECDLLLSSGGVSVGEEDHLKQAIEELGSVDFWRLAIQPGKPLAYGEVAGKPWIGMPGNPSGALITALVVVRPFLLRAQGVTDVLPVPLAVPAGFDWLQRNKRRQYLRARLTPGADGQLSVELHPQQSSAMLTAACWADGLAVIECEQQVLKHDNVMFLSFADLMQ; encoded by the coding sequence ATGAGCGGCCGGGTGTGCGACCTCGGCAACCTGATGCCCGTGGACGAGGCCATCAGCCGTCTGCTCGACCAGGCACCACCGCCACCCCTGGCGCAAATGGTCCGTCTGGACCAGGCCATGGGGCGGGTGCTGGCGGTGGACATTCATTGCCCGGTGAATCTCCCTGCCTGGGATAACAGTGCCATGGACGGTTATGCCTTCAGGGCTGCCGACCTGCCGGCGGAAGGTGGCTGTTTGACGATTGGCGGCCGAATTGCGGCGGGGGATCAGGCGCGCTCGCCCTTGCTTGCGCAGCAAACGGTGCAGATCTTTACCGGCGCGCCATTGCCACCGGGTGCCGATACCGTGGTGCCGCAAGAGCGCTGCCGGGTCGAAGGCGAGCGAGTCTGGTTCCCGCCCGTAGCCGTTGGCGATCACGTGCGCAAGGAAGGGGAGGAAGTTCGCCGCGGGCATCTGCTGCTCAAGGCCGGCAAACGCCTGCGCGCGCAAGAACTGGGATTGCTGGCCGGTGCCGGGATTGCCCGGGTCGAGGTCTATCGGCCGTTGCAGGTGTGCCTGCTCAGCAGCGGTAACGAACTGCGTGAGCCGGGCGATCCCTTGGCGCCGGGGCAAATTTACAACAGCAATCGGTATTGCCTCGCCGCGTTGTTGCGCGGCTGGGGCGTCGAGGTGCATGACTATGGCGTCATGGCCGATGAGTTGGTGGCCAGCCGGCATGCCTTGAGCCTGGCGTCTTCGGAATGCGACTTGCTGTTGAGCTCCGGTGGCGTGTCGGTCGGCGAGGAAGATCACCTCAAACAGGCCATCGAGGAACTGGGCAGTGTGGATTTCTGGCGGCTGGCGATCCAGCCGGGTAAGCCATTGGCCTATGGCGAAGTGGCCGGTAAACCGTGGATCGGTATGCCGGGAAACCCGTCAGGGGCGCTGATTACCGCGTTGGTGGTGGTGCGTCCGTTCCTGCTCAGGGCCCAGGGTGTGACTGACGTGCTGCCGGTGCCGCTGGCTGTGCCTGCCGGGTTCGACTGGTTGCAGCGAAACAAGCGTCGACAATACCTGCGGGCCAGGTTGACGCCCGGCGCCGATGGCCAGTTGAGTGTGGAACTGCACCCTCAGCAAAGCTCGGCCATGTTGACCGCCGCGTGCTGGGCCGACGGGCTGGCGGTGATCGAGTGCGAGCAGCAAGTGCTCAAGCACGACAACGTGATGTTCCTGTCCTTCGCCGACCTGATGCAGTGA
- a CDS encoding membrane protein, which yields MYPFFLVAHLLAAIAFIGTLFFEVVIWHRARQPLTEIAQVTADQAIALRSRKVLHGVVLLLYGAGIGLAWQYRGALSQPLASSFGTLLSLKILLALSIIGHYLLLAYWLTHGRLTATRASWIRRSILGHMVLIVILAKAMFYWHG from the coding sequence ATGTATCCGTTTTTTCTGGTCGCACACCTGCTGGCGGCAATCGCCTTCATTGGCACGCTGTTTTTCGAGGTGGTCATCTGGCATCGCGCCCGCCAGCCGTTGACGGAGATTGCGCAAGTGACGGCGGATCAGGCGATTGCCCTGCGTTCGCGTAAGGTTCTGCACGGCGTGGTGTTGCTGTTGTATGGCGCCGGCATCGGTTTGGCGTGGCAGTACCGTGGCGCATTGAGTCAGCCGCTGGCCAGCAGTTTTGGTACGTTGCTGAGCCTGAAAATCCTGTTGGCCTTGAGCATCATTGGTCATTACTTGCTGCTGGCCTATTGGCTGACCCACGGGCGCCTGACCGCGACCCGCGCAAGCTGGATTCGCCGCAGCATTCTCGGGCACATGGTGTTGATCGTGATCCTGGCCAAGGCCATGTTCTATTGGCACGGCTGA
- a CDS encoding Crp/Fnr family transcriptional regulator, whose translation MLTHPSIVLTLRRHHLFSQLPEKVFEEVCGLAMLKRLSCHSTLMHQGDPARRFFLLVSGQVKLYRLTGEGQENLVEIIQPGQTFAEALLFSQARLYPVSATALKDSVLVSIDGNHYRNALEDQPRVCLAILASMSVHLHLRLRDIDTLTMASASRRVINFLFQERHPVTGQIVLQMSKRLVASKLGIQPETFSRILHRLVESGLIAMERRHISILAEKELAAFQ comes from the coding sequence ATGCTGACTCACCCTTCCATCGTTTTAACGTTGCGCCGTCATCATCTGTTCAGCCAACTGCCGGAGAAAGTCTTCGAGGAAGTCTGCGGCCTGGCCATGCTCAAACGCCTGAGTTGTCACAGTACGCTCATGCATCAAGGGGATCCGGCCAGGCGTTTTTTCCTGCTGGTCAGCGGCCAGGTCAAGTTGTACCGGCTCACCGGCGAAGGCCAGGAGAACCTGGTGGAGATCATTCAGCCCGGCCAGACTTTTGCCGAAGCCTTGCTGTTCAGCCAGGCTCGTCTGTATCCGGTGAGCGCCACCGCGCTGAAGGACAGCGTGCTGGTGAGCATCGACGGCAACCATTACCGCAATGCCCTGGAGGACCAGCCGAGAGTCTGCCTGGCCATCCTGGCGAGCATGAGCGTTCACCTGCACCTGCGTCTGCGCGATATCGATACCTTGACCATGGCCAGTGCGAGCCGTCGGGTGATCAATTTCCTGTTCCAGGAACGCCACCCGGTAACCGGCCAGATTGTCTTGCAGATGTCCAAACGCCTGGTGGCGTCGAAGCTGGGAATTCAGCCGGAAACCTTTTCGCGGATACTGCATCGCCTGGTGGAAAGCGGCCTGATTGCCATGGAACGACGCCACATCAGCATCCTCGCCGAAAAGGAACTGGCCGCTTTCCAATAG
- a CDS encoding U32 family peptidase: protein MKLSLGPVLFYWDKEQLSNFYADMSTLPLDVIYLGETVCSKRRAFSLDQWLGLGRELQECSQAQLVLSSLTLIEAASELSSLRRLCDNGELLVEANDMGAVHFLAERKLPFVGGPALNLYNGHSLAQLLDSGMTRWVPPVECSAALISDVIGQVRELGRAVPEVEIFAYGHLPLAYSARCFTARAENRPKDDCRFCCINYPDGLALTSQEGQPLFTLNGIQTMSAEVTNLLADYAGLVACGADLLRLSPRAQGMDEVIAAYQRVRLGETPPLFVEGCNGYWHGQAGMLRVEEVGLC, encoded by the coding sequence ATGAAGCTCAGCCTGGGACCGGTCCTGTTTTATTGGGACAAAGAGCAACTCAGCAACTTTTACGCCGACATGTCGACCTTGCCCCTGGACGTGATTTATCTGGGGGAAACCGTGTGCTCCAAACGCCGGGCCTTTTCCCTGGATCAATGGCTGGGGCTGGGGCGCGAGTTACAGGAATGCAGCCAGGCACAGTTGGTGCTTTCCAGCCTGACGCTGATCGAGGCTGCCTCCGAACTCTCCAGCCTGCGCCGGCTGTGCGACAACGGCGAGTTGTTGGTGGAGGCCAACGACATGGGCGCGGTGCATTTCCTGGCCGAGCGCAAGTTACCTTTCGTGGGCGGCCCGGCGCTCAATCTGTACAACGGCCACTCATTGGCACAATTACTCGACAGCGGAATGACTCGCTGGGTGCCGCCCGTGGAGTGTTCGGCGGCGCTGATCAGCGACGTGATCGGGCAGGTGCGTGAATTGGGTCGTGCAGTGCCGGAAGTTGAAATCTTCGCCTATGGGCATCTGCCGTTGGCCTATTCCGCCCGCTGCTTCACTGCCCGTGCAGAAAACCGGCCCAAGGACGACTGCCGGTTCTGCTGCATCAACTACCCCGATGGCCTGGCGCTGACCAGCCAGGAGGGGCAACCACTGTTTACCCTTAACGGTATTCAAACGATGTCGGCCGAGGTGACCAACCTGCTGGCCGATTACGCCGGACTGGTGGCCTGTGGTGCCGATCTGTTGCGCTTGAGCCCTCGTGCTCAGGGCATGGACGAAGTGATCGCGGCCTATCAACGGGTTCGTCTGGGCGAAACACCGCCGCTGTTCGTCGAAGGTTGCAATGGCTATTGGCATGGTCAGGCCGGCATGCTGCGCGTCGAGGAGGTTGGCCTGTGCTGA
- the ubiT gene encoding ubiquinone anaerobic biosynthesis accessory factor UbiT, which produces MLNRKKWLLKGADRLLPLVRRVPFAVQRLALQQALNRCLAEPLREGEFEVLRGRWLCLRIPDLGLSWYLTLSRQGLRIAEHATANVTISGNWREFLLLASRQEDPDTLFFRRRLVIEGDTELGLALKNLIDSLDPDVLPVWLWRNLERAGKGLAAG; this is translated from the coding sequence GTGCTGAATCGAAAGAAGTGGCTGTTGAAAGGCGCCGACCGGTTGTTGCCACTGGTGCGCCGGGTGCCTTTTGCCGTGCAGCGCCTGGCGTTGCAGCAGGCGCTGAATCGCTGCCTCGCCGAGCCATTGCGCGAGGGCGAGTTCGAAGTGCTGCGCGGGCGCTGGCTGTGCTTGCGGATTCCGGACCTGGGTTTGTCCTGGTACCTGACGCTCAGTCGTCAGGGCTTGCGGATTGCCGAGCACGCTACGGCGAACGTGACCATCAGCGGTAACTGGCGCGAATTTTTATTGCTGGCCAGCCGTCAGGAAGATCCGGACACGTTGTTCTTTCGCCGGCGACTGGTCATCGAGGGCGATACCGAACTGGGGCTGGCGCTGAAGAACCTGATCGACAGCCTTGACCCCGATGTTCTGCCTGTGTGGTTGTGGCGCAATCTGGAGCGGGCGGGGAAGGGCTTGGCGGCGGGATGA
- the norR gene encoding nitric oxide reductase transcriptional regulator NorR → MLRESLAADLIVELPNAVRLQRLVQTLREYFNSGAVGLLRLDDDSLRPVATVGLVHEALGRRFVIAQHPRLAAIMASREPTWFEPDSRLPDPYDGLLDNHVGEPLPVHDCMGVSLYVEGRIWGAITLDALHAGTFDNRAREELKRCTLQIEAAVRVTRLEQENRSLRLSRSDPQDLRVPVGEGEILGQSEVLHQLLNELDVLADSDLPVLLLGETGVGKELFARRLHRLSRRHHKPLIQVNCAALPESLAESELFGHVKGAFSGATSDRAGRFDAANGGTLFLDEVGELPLSVQAKLLRTLQNGEIQRLGADKPLHVDVRIIAATNRHLPDSIRDGLFRADLYHRLSVYPVPIPALRERGHDVLMLAGHFLELNRARLGLRGLRLSPAAERALLAYTWPGNVRELEHVISRAALKQLSRGTSRTSIMTLEPEVLDLDSPVAASGAEVEPSRDITADLPFQPLGEAVDDYQRKKILEALSLSGDNWASAARMLEVDPSNLHKLARRLRLK, encoded by the coding sequence ATGCTGCGAGAAAGCCTGGCGGCCGACCTGATCGTCGAGTTGCCCAATGCCGTGCGGTTGCAACGACTGGTCCAGACCCTGCGCGAATACTTCAACAGTGGCGCCGTGGGCTTGCTGCGTCTGGATGACGACAGCCTCAGGCCCGTTGCAACGGTGGGGCTGGTTCATGAAGCGTTGGGGCGCCGGTTCGTCATTGCCCAGCATCCTCGGCTGGCGGCAATCATGGCGTCGCGCGAGCCGACCTGGTTCGAGCCCGACAGCCGCCTGCCGGACCCCTACGACGGCTTGCTCGACAACCATGTCGGCGAGCCGCTGCCGGTGCATGACTGCATGGGCGTGAGCCTCTATGTCGAGGGGCGGATCTGGGGTGCGATCACCCTCGATGCGCTGCACGCCGGGACCTTTGACAACCGGGCGCGGGAAGAACTCAAGCGTTGCACGTTGCAGATCGAAGCCGCCGTGCGGGTCACCCGCCTGGAGCAGGAAAACCGCAGCTTGCGCCTGTCCCGCAGCGATCCTCAGGACTTGCGCGTGCCCGTCGGAGAAGGCGAGATCCTTGGGCAAAGTGAGGTGTTGCATCAGTTGCTCAATGAGCTGGATGTACTGGCCGATTCCGATCTGCCGGTATTGCTGCTGGGCGAGACCGGCGTCGGCAAAGAGCTGTTCGCACGGCGCTTGCATCGTCTTTCAAGGCGCCACCACAAACCGCTGATACAGGTTAACTGCGCAGCCTTGCCGGAGTCGCTGGCAGAGAGTGAGTTGTTCGGGCATGTCAAAGGCGCCTTTTCCGGTGCTACGAGTGACCGTGCCGGACGCTTCGACGCCGCCAACGGTGGCACGCTGTTTCTCGATGAAGTCGGGGAGTTGCCCTTGAGTGTGCAAGCGAAATTGCTGCGCACCCTGCAAAACGGCGAGATCCAGCGCCTGGGCGCCGACAAGCCGTTGCACGTCGATGTGCGCATCATCGCCGCCACCAATCGGCACCTGCCGGACAGCATCCGCGATGGCTTGTTTCGCGCCGATCTGTATCACCGCCTCTCGGTGTACCCGGTGCCGATTCCAGCGCTGCGCGAGCGTGGTCACGATGTGTTGATGCTGGCCGGGCATTTTCTGGAGCTCAATCGGGCGCGGCTCGGCCTGCGAGGTTTGCGTTTGTCGCCGGCGGCGGAGCGAGCCTTGCTGGCATACACCTGGCCGGGCAATGTGCGCGAACTGGAGCATGTCATCAGTCGGGCCGCGTTGAAGCAGCTCAGTCGCGGGACGAGTCGCACATCGATCATGACGCTGGAGCCAGAGGTTCTCGATCTCGACAGCCCGGTGGCAGCATCGGGGGCAGAGGTCGAGCCATCCCGGGACATTACGGCTGATCTGCCGTTCCAGCCCCTGGGCGAAGCCGTCGATGATTACCAGCGCAAGAAGATCCTCGAGGCCCTGAGCCTGTCCGGAGACAACTGGGCCAGCGCAGCGCGGATGCTGGAAGTCGACCCCAGCAATTTGCACAAACTGGCGCGACGCCTGCGTCTGAAGTAG
- the narL gene encoding two-component system response regulator NarL, producing MTLSPQHKILLVDDHPMMRHGIRQMLELEDDFLIIGEASQGEEALSLIEPLQPDLVLLDNNMPQMNGIETLRRLRAMHYTGKVLLFTVSDAEDDIRDALRLDADGYLLKDMEPELLIQYIRDALNGALVISPGLTQVMAQALRAPARQAVVELTERERQVLKTIASGFSNKVIGHKLGITEGTVKVHVKNLLHKLGLRSRVEAAVWAMEHLRNAG from the coding sequence ATGACCCTGTCCCCACAACACAAAATCCTGCTGGTAGACGATCACCCGATGATGCGTCACGGCATTCGCCAGATGCTCGAACTCGAAGATGACTTCCTGATCATCGGCGAAGCCAGCCAGGGTGAAGAAGCACTCAGTCTCATTGAGCCGCTTCAACCGGACCTGGTTTTGCTCGACAACAACATGCCGCAAATGAATGGCATCGAAACCCTGCGCCGACTACGAGCCATGCACTACACCGGCAAAGTCCTGCTGTTTACGGTGTCGGACGCCGAAGACGACATTCGCGATGCACTGCGCCTGGATGCCGACGGCTATCTGCTCAAAGACATGGAGCCCGAACTGTTGATTCAGTACATCCGCGATGCCCTGAACGGCGCGCTGGTGATCAGCCCGGGACTGACCCAAGTCATGGCGCAAGCACTGCGTGCTCCTGCGCGTCAGGCCGTGGTGGAACTGACCGAGCGTGAGCGTCAGGTGCTGAAAACCATCGCCAGCGGCTTCAGCAACAAGGTCATCGGGCACAAGCTGGGCATCACCGAAGGCACGGTCAAGGTTCACGTCAAAAACCTGTTGCACAAACTCGGCTTGCGCTCACGAGTAGAGGCGGCGGTGTGGGCCATGGAACATCTGCGCAACGCCGGCTGA
- a CDS encoding putative zinc-binding protein, with translation MPRSTLPLVYSCSGCSNVAQLANTLAVRLDRSGLAEMSCIVGVGGHVAALVNKARSGRRIFALDGCPLQCVENCLKQHGLHADVHLILSHYGLRKRYGEDCTLAQSDELFEGIRQLIASDARQHGSRQ, from the coding sequence ATGCCCCGTTCAACCCTGCCTTTGGTTTACTCCTGCTCAGGCTGCTCCAACGTCGCCCAACTGGCCAACACCCTGGCCGTGCGCCTGGATCGCAGTGGTCTCGCTGAAATGTCCTGCATCGTTGGTGTCGGCGGGCATGTGGCAGCGCTGGTCAACAAAGCGCGCTCGGGGCGCCGGATCTTCGCGCTGGACGGCTGCCCGCTGCAATGCGTCGAGAACTGCCTCAAGCAACATGGCCTGCACGCGGACGTGCACCTGATCCTCAGCCACTACGGGCTGCGCAAACGCTATGGCGAGGACTGCACGCTGGCGCAGAGTGATGAGTTGTTTGAAGGGATCAGGCAGTTGATTGCCAGTGATGCCCGACAGCACGGAAGCCGCCAGTAA